The following coding sequences are from one Prochlorococcus sp. MIT 0604 window:
- a CDS encoding penicillin-binding protein 2, whose amino-acid sequence MKKHKKIVRLVPLDQRRFKYLYIFSLLLIFCLFGRLVKLQVFNASDLERKARLIQSSKTNALKKRRAIVDRNNRLVAYDKPLYKLWAHPKYFNFPGDSINRVRSIEEVIEKLSPILDINGEILLSKFNNKISGIKLLDKISEEKADKIKSLQISGIDLFKYSQRYYPQGALYSNLVGFVNDENIASAGLELHLDNQIKVFNKSNLIKRGGDGTPLPDNSAPGDFVTDYKSLGLTIDSKLQKASFNALSKQVSKWKAKKGFAIVMDVNNGQILSLVAVPSYDPNKFWQYDSGLFRGWYSKDLFEPGSTFKPINLALALEEKVIQKDGVVEDIGKINVGGWTLSNWDKKGNGYIDYPKVLQVSSNVGMVKIMQNLDPKIYWDWLSNLGINKNLETDLFESTAGQLKRKDIFVNQSIEPAVTSFGKGFSISPLKLLQLHAALANGGFEVTPHVTSTFKERFNKNPKKQFFSHEVSKTVLEWMESVVDKGSGSGVKIEGYRIAGKTGTSQKALNGSYTSKKVCSFVATLPVNNPKYAVLVVVDEPSKSYAYGSTVAAPVAKEIIESLIVIEKIPPKIKDHGMIVKKP is encoded by the coding sequence ATGAAAAAACACAAAAAAATTGTTCGTCTAGTACCCCTTGATCAAAGAAGATTTAAATATCTCTATATTTTTAGCTTACTATTAATATTTTGTTTGTTCGGAAGGTTAGTTAAATTGCAAGTCTTTAACGCCTCTGATTTGGAAAGGAAAGCTAGATTAATTCAGTCTTCTAAAACTAATGCCTTAAAAAAAAGGAGAGCAATTGTAGATAGAAATAATAGACTAGTTGCTTACGATAAACCGCTCTATAAGTTATGGGCTCATCCAAAATATTTTAATTTTCCTGGTGATTCAATTAACAGAGTTCGCAGTATTGAAGAAGTTATAGAAAAATTGTCACCTATCTTGGATATAAATGGTGAAATACTCTTGAGTAAATTTAATAATAAAATCAGTGGTATCAAGCTTTTGGATAAAATTTCCGAAGAAAAGGCAGACAAGATTAAGAGCCTTCAAATAAGCGGAATTGATTTATTTAAATATTCGCAGAGATATTATCCGCAAGGGGCGCTTTACTCTAATCTTGTCGGTTTTGTTAATGATGAGAATATAGCTTCAGCAGGTTTGGAGCTTCATTTAGATAATCAAATTAAAGTTTTTAATAAAAGTAATTTAATAAAAAGAGGAGGAGATGGAACTCCTTTGCCGGATAATTCAGCCCCAGGTGATTTTGTTACTGATTACAAAAGTTTAGGCCTAACTATAGATTCAAAATTACAGAAAGCTTCATTCAATGCATTATCTAAGCAAGTAAGTAAATGGAAAGCGAAGAAGGGATTTGCCATAGTTATGGATGTTAATAATGGACAGATTCTCTCTTTGGTCGCAGTCCCGTCTTACGATCCAAATAAATTTTGGCAGTATGATTCTGGACTCTTCAGGGGTTGGTATTCTAAGGATTTATTTGAGCCTGGTTCAACTTTTAAACCTATTAATCTTGCCTTAGCTTTAGAAGAAAAAGTAATCCAGAAAGATGGAGTAGTTGAAGATATTGGAAAGATTAATGTTGGAGGATGGACACTTTCTAATTGGGATAAAAAAGGTAATGGATACATTGACTATCCAAAAGTTTTGCAGGTTTCAAGTAATGTTGGGATGGTAAAAATAATGCAAAATTTAGACCCTAAAATTTATTGGGATTGGCTAAGCAATTTAGGTATAAATAAAAATTTAGAGACTGACTTATTTGAATCAACTGCTGGCCAACTAAAGAGAAAAGATATATTTGTAAATCAATCAATTGAGCCTGCTGTAACTTCTTTTGGTAAAGGTTTCTCAATCTCGCCACTTAAATTGCTTCAACTTCATGCAGCTTTAGCAAATGGTGGTTTTGAAGTAACTCCTCATGTAACCTCAACTTTCAAAGAGAGATTTAATAAAAATCCAAAAAAACAATTTTTTTCACACGAAGTCTCTAAAACTGTTCTTGAATGGATGGAAAGCGTAGTTGATAAAGGTAGTGGATCTGGAGTGAAAATCGAAGGTTACAGGATAGCGGGGAAAACGGGCACTTCCCAAAAGGCCTTAAATGGTTCCTATACAAGTAAAAAAGTTTGCAGTTTTGTGGCGACCTTACCAGTTAATAATCCGAAATATGCT